Genomic window (Candidatus Binataceae bacterium):
CACGCCGATATTCTCCTTAAATAGATTTGCGCCAGTTTAGCAGGGCAGCCGCACAACAGGAAAACCCACTGTGGCGCAATCAACATCGGGTGCCAGCTAGCGTATTTTTGTCTACGACCTTGGAAAAAATCACGACCTCTTATCCCCCCCTGACCAGGGTGGGGATGAGGGTGGGGCTAGCTCAACGCAATCTGCTGGCGCCGGACGACTTCCGGATTTTTCCGGTTGCTTGCGCCAGCTTGCTAAATTTCCGATAACTAAACTTCCGCCTCGTGACAGAAAGCGAGCAGAACGGAGGAGCAAGCAGGATGCCAGTCAGAAACAAGGTCGTATTAATAACCGGTGCAGCGCGCGGAATGGGGCGCGAGCACACGCGGGGTTTTCTCAAGCAAGGTGCCAAGGTGATCGCCACTGATCTCCTGTGGGCGCCGACAGGGGCTTCCAGCGACGAAGTCAGTTTCCTGGACGAGATCAAGGATAATCCCAACGTGTTGGTCGAGACGATGGATATTACCATCGATTCCCACGTCAAGCGGGTGTACCGCGAGGCGATGAAGAAGTTCGGGACTATCGACGTTATCCTCAATAACGCCGGGATGCGGGCGCGCGACCTTTACCCCGACGTGGGCGGACGAATCACCCTGCTGGAGACCGAAGTGGGGGATTGGCAGCGCTTGTTCGATACTCATGTGTTCGGCAATTTCCGGGTAATCAAGACCTTCAGCGCGCCGATGCTAGAGAAGCGCAGCGGCAGCATAATCAACGTCGGCACCGGCAACTTCAATCCCAACTCGATGGAAGGGCCCTATCCGATGGCCAAGGCGGCGCTGGCGCAGATGACGATGTTCTTGGCCGCCGAACTCAAGCCCTACAATATCGCCGCCAACATGCTGTTGCCCAGCTTGACCCGTACCACCGGCTCCGATACCCAGACCGCGATTCGGTTGGCTAGCGGCGGGCGCTTTTTCCCACGCCTGCGGCCCGATTCGGTGGTGCCCCTGGCCCTGTACTTGGCCGAACAGGACGCCAGCACGGGCGAGACCGGCAAGAGCTTTGAAGTACTTAAGTGGAACCAGGAACACGAGTTGGGCGGTCTGGAGAATTGGGTCTATGAAGAAGATCTCAAGACTATGAAGGAAATCAATTTTCAGATGCCCCAACGTTAGCGGCGCGCGCGGGCTGCTTCCGCATCCTGAACCGAGGCCGCCGCGCGCGCCGATGAAAGGGCGGCGGCCTCAAGCTCGC
Coding sequences:
- a CDS encoding SDR family NAD(P)-dependent oxidoreductase, yielding MPVRNKVVLITGAARGMGREHTRGFLKQGAKVIATDLLWAPTGASSDEVSFLDEIKDNPNVLVETMDITIDSHVKRVYREAMKKFGTIDVILNNAGMRARDLYPDVGGRITLLETEVGDWQRLFDTHVFGNFRVIKTFSAPMLEKRSGSIINVGTGNFNPNSMEGPYPMAKAALAQMTMFLAAELKPYNIAANMLLPSLTRTTGSDTQTAIRLASGGRFFPRLRPDSVVPLALYLAEQDASTGETGKSFEVLKWNQEHELGGLENWVYEEDLKTMKEINFQMPQR